One window of Nymphaea colorata isolate Beijing-Zhang1983 chromosome 1, ASM883128v2, whole genome shotgun sequence genomic DNA carries:
- the LOC116254176 gene encoding autophagy-related protein 18g codes for MIGELGFFTGIGGMRGDGQKPQQAVGGGGGRSGGFFPNSKRAISSYWRFVSSGASTVASTVRSASSSVASAVAADRENEAGSDPVIWAGFDRLQFEENVVRQVLLLGYKTGFQVWDVEEAHNVREIVCKQDGPVSFLQMQPKPMTSKRSEDKFLDSRPLLVVVGDGTVNGVDVSHDGLGLYSNGSVPSSHELGNVNFIPTVVRFYSLRSHSYVHVLKFRSAVHSVRCSARIVAIAQASQIHCFDAVTLESVYIVVTYPVALGCHGSGSGVIAYGPLAVGSRWLAYAGNPVDVSSTGRVSPQHLTRMTSNGSLVAHYAKESSKHLAAGIATIGDMGYKKLSRYCSELLPDSNNSHRARCNGRCPEAEHAGTVIVRDIVRKCVIAQFRAHRSPISALCFDPSGTLLVTASVQGHNINVFRINPPRSSSAADLASAHVHLYRLQRGLTNAVIQDISFSFDSKWIMISSSRGTSHLFAMSPFGGNVNVHSDEVIHTHGNQGFGLTAQSAIRQPPTSGPSRLSQQTLYESGTPVTLSAVSRIKSGNSWRDAVSGAAAAATGRVNSLPGAVASSFHNCNGHGLHADFNLRSPKYHLLVFSPSGSVVQYALRVPSDVESGSAFHGVNTGPYESADNPDGKLLVETLQKWDVCHMRNRIEREENIDAYYDHINGNINKVSMRYKNGTTDMHHSDKGSIVKEKFNPEEDHHLYISKAELHVHQNGFPLWARSQIYFQVMLLDDVKMENVNLSCGEVEVERVPTRNVEARVKDLVPAVDYPQASKFQKLSVPVHENRSSTSLLHQKPEPLGDGKLSVQSSCSSPDRASEATVRAETDTSSTLVEENGWGDLLTSTELMEGFVNNNESPKESLHHDDGNVSD; via the exons GTGATATGGGCTGGATTTGATAGGTTACAGTTTGAGGAAAATGTTGTCCGCCAGGTTCTTCTGCTAGGTTACAAGACTGGCTTTCAAGTTTGGGACGTTGAGGAGGCGCATAATGTGCGGGAGATAGTGTGTAAGCAAGATGGTCCTGTCTCATTCTTGCAGATGCAACCAAAGCCAATGACTTCTAAAAGATCAGAAGACAAATTCCTAGATTCTCGTCCATTATTGGTTGTTGTTGGGGATGGAACTGTTAATGGAGTGGATGTGAGTCATGATGGCCTTGGCCTATATTCCAATGGCAGTGTTCCTAGTAGTCATGAGCTAGGAAATGTAAATTTTATACCTACTGTAGTTCGATTTTATTCCTTAAGGTCCCATTCTTATGTACATGTGTTGAAGTTTAGGTCTGCCGTTCACTCAGTTAGGTGCAGTGCTCGTATTGTGGCCATAGCGCAGGCATCACAG ATCCATTGCTTTGATGCTGTAACACTCGAAAGTGTATATATCGTTGTGACATACCCTGTGGCCTTAGGGTGTCATGGATCCGGGAGTGGTGTTATTGCTTATGGCCCACTTGCAGTTGGCTCTAGGTGGCTAGCATATGCTGGAAATCCAGTTGATGTTTCAAGCACAGGCCGTGTGAGTCCACAGCATTTGACTCGCATGACTTCAAATGGGAGCTTAGTGGCCCATTATGCTAAAGAATCAAGTAAACATCTTGCTGCGGGGATAGCAACCATTGGCGACATGGGATATAAGAAGCTCTCTAGATATTGTTCAGAACTTCTTCCTGATTCAAACAACTCCCATAGGGCACGCTGCAATGGACGTTGTCCTGAAGCAGAGCATGCTGGAACA GTTATTGTCAGGGATATTGTCCGCAAATGTGTTATCGCTCAATTTAGGGCACATAGAAGTCCTATATCAGCGTTGTGCTTTGATCCTAGTGGAACACTGTTGGTGACTGCTTCAGTTCAGGGTCACAATATTAATGTTTTCCGGATAAACCCTCCTAGAAGCTCTTCAGCAGCTGATTTGGCTTCCGCACATGTGCATCTTTACAGGCTTCAGCGAGGGCTTACAAATGCG GTTATACAGGATATCAGCTTTAGTTTTGATAGCAAATGGATTATGATAAGTTCTTCTAGAGGAACTAGCCATTTGTTTGCCATGTCCCCTTTTGGTGGGAATGTAAATGTACATTCAGATGAAGTCATTCACACCCATGGCAACCAGGGTTTTGGTTTGACTGCTCAATCAGCAATTCGTCAACCACCTACCTCTGGTCCATCAAGATTGAGTCAGCAGACATTATATGAATCTGGCACTCCAGTCACATTATCTGCTGTAAGCAGGATCAAGAGTGGTAACAGTTGGAGAGATGCTGTCAGTGGTGCTGCTGCAGCTGCGACGGGCAGGGTAAATTCCCTCCCTGGAGCTGTTGCATCTTCTTTCCACAACTGCAATGGTCATGGTCTTCATGCAGACTTCAATTTGCGGAGCCCAAAGTATCATTTGCTTGTATTCTCTCCATCTGGTTCTGTGGTACAGTATGCATTGCGTGTTCCATCTGATGTGGAGTCAGGGTCAGCTTTTCATGGTGTAAATACTGGCCCTTATGAGTCAGCTGATAATCCTGATGGGAAGTTACTTGTTGAGACACTCCAGAAATGGGATGTGTGTCATATGCGAAATAGaatagaaagagaagaaaatattgATGCTTATTATGACCACATAAATGGCAACATCAACAAAGTTTCAATGAGGTACAAAAATGGAACCACAGATATGCATCATTCTGATAAAGGTTCTATTGTAAAGGAAAAGTTTAATCCTGAGGAAGACCATCACTTGTATATCTCCAAAGCTGAATTGCATGTGCATCAAAATGGGTTTCCATTGTGGGCAAGATCACAG ATATACTTTCAAGTGATGTTGCTGGATGATGTCAAAATGGAAAATGTGAATCTTTCTTGTGGAGAGGTCGAGGTTGAAAGAGTTCCAACTCGTAATGTTGAAGCAAGAGTCAAAGATCTGGTGCCTGCAGTTGACTATCCCCAGGCttctaaatttcaaaaactaag TGTGCCTGTTCACGAAAACCGTTCCAGCACATCCTTACTGCATCAGAAGCCGGAACCTTTGGGTGATGGAAAGCTGTCAGTGCAAAGCAGCTGCAGTTCTCCTGACAGAGCGTCAGAAGCTACTGTTAGAGCTGAAACGGACACCAGTTCCACCCTTGTAGAAGAAAATGGATGGGGTGATCTGCTAACTTCTACGGAATTGATGGAGGGCTTTGTAAATAATAATGAGAGCCCCAAGGAGTCCCTGCACCATGATGATGGGAATGTTTCAGATTAA